A single window of Coregonus clupeaformis isolate EN_2021a unplaced genomic scaffold, ASM2061545v1 scaf3407, whole genome shotgun sequence DNA harbors:
- the LOC123489886 gene encoding unconventional myosin-XV-like produces MAGLVRVPPCLAPASSTSSPAGNISILAPCVLAVNQNGLLTSLHKDSHEAMVSYPLSEVQSTRTQRPTGGASSSYPYVDILLGDLLTQRITQLQLEQGLELCRVIAMHMENMLSVREKRLTLPPSEITLL; encoded by the exons atgGCTG gtctGGTCCGCGTTCCCCCATGTTTGGCTCCTGCTTCTTCTACATCAAGTCCAGCAGGCAACATCTCTATCCTGGCTCCCTGTGTACTGGCTGTCAACCAGAACGGACTGCTTACTTCCCTACACAAGGACTCGCAT gaggccATGGTAAGTTACCCTCTAAGCGAGGTCCAGTCCACCAGAACCCAGAGACCAACAGGGGGCGCTAGCTCCTCCTATCCCTACGTAGACATTCTGCTGGGAGACCTGCTGACACAGCGCATCACACAGCTACAACTGGAGCAG ggtcTGGAGCTGTGTCGGGTTATCGCCATGCACATGGAGAACATGCTGTCTGTCCGGGAGAAGAGACTCACCCTGCCACCTAGTGAGATCACTCTGCTATAA